From Macaca fascicularis isolate 582-1 chromosome 14, T2T-MFA8v1.1, a single genomic window includes:
- the PHLDA2 gene encoding pleckstrin homology-like domain family A member 2 — translation MKSPDEVLREGELEKRSDSLFQLWKKKRGVLTSDRLSLFPASPRARPKELRFHSILKVDCVERTGKYVYFTIVTTDHKEIDFRCAGESCWNAAIALALIDFQNRRALQDFRSRQERTAPAALAAPAEAAEAAVAAAASEPSGPSPQPKPRTP, via the coding sequence ATGAAGTCCCCCGACGAGGTGCTACGCGAGGGCGAGCTGGAGAAGCGCAGCGACAGCCTCTTCCAGCTATGGAAGAAGAAGCGCGGCGTGCTCACCTCCGACCGCCTGAGCCTGTTCCCCGCCAGCCCCCGCGCGCGCCCCAAGGAGCTGCGCTTCCACTCCATCCTCAAGGTGGACTGCGTGGAGCGCACCGGCAAGTACGTGTACTTCACCATCGTCACCACCGACCACAAGGAGATCGACTTCCGCTGCGCGGGCGAGAGCTGCTGGAACGCGGCCATCGCGCTGGCGCTCATCGATTTCCAGAACCGCCGCGCCCTGCAGGACTTTCGCAGCCGCCAGGAACGCACCGCACCCGCCGCGCTCGCCGCACCCGCCGAGGCCGCCGAGGCCGCCGTGGCCGCCGCAGCCTCCGAGCCCTCCGGGCCATCCCCGCAACCCAAGCCCCGTACGCCATGA